In the Streptomyces sp. cg36 genome, one interval contains:
- a CDS encoding dynamin family protein, with translation MDVRPQLIDALSALRDRVAAVRLPLPLAGAARARQTRAELLAQLDDYLLPRLKDPEAPLLAVVGGSTGAGKSTLVNSLVGRRVSEAGVLRPTTRTPVLVCHPDDHHWFTGIRVLPQLTRVWLPQQGDDAELDEGVGGNDAENSLRVETCRTLPPGLALLDAPDIDSLVVSNRILAAQLICAADIWVMVTTASRYADAVPWHLLRTAKEYDATLITVLDRVPHQVIGEVSRQYAALLTKAGLGDVPRFTIPELPESAGGGSGLLPSTAVAALGQWLTHRAQDPAARQQAVVRTAVGMIDSLNARMPELASAVAAQYAAAVRMTGAVEDAYEREGARVRRRLQAGGVLAGDALTRWRAYPRDATSGELLDALVESLAELLGCAADAADERVREAWRREPAAAELADGVRDRETGGRIAVEVRRWRRILEELAEEEVREMERAAAPAPEAVAALLAASLLGGRRARRAGERLAERVGAQRALRLRDQGGELVTTYIDRVLNAERDRRLAPLDALRVTPEPQAGLIAALSLLQKER, from the coding sequence TTGGACGTACGGCCTCAGCTGATCGACGCACTCTCCGCCCTGCGCGACCGTGTCGCCGCCGTGCGTCTTCCGCTGCCCCTGGCGGGTGCGGCGCGAGCGCGGCAGACCCGGGCCGAACTGCTCGCCCAACTCGACGACTATCTGCTCCCCCGGCTCAAGGACCCCGAAGCCCCGCTGCTCGCGGTCGTCGGCGGGTCCACCGGCGCGGGAAAGTCCACCCTCGTCAACTCCCTTGTGGGGCGGCGGGTCAGCGAGGCGGGGGTGCTGCGCCCCACGACGCGCACTCCCGTACTCGTCTGCCATCCCGACGACCACCACTGGTTCACCGGTATCCGGGTGCTGCCCCAGCTCACCCGGGTATGGCTGCCCCAGCAGGGCGACGACGCCGAGCTGGACGAGGGCGTCGGGGGCAACGACGCCGAGAACTCCCTGCGCGTCGAGACCTGCCGGACCCTGCCCCCCGGACTCGCCCTCCTCGACGCGCCCGACATCGACTCACTCGTCGTCAGCAACCGGATCCTCGCCGCACAGTTGATCTGCGCTGCCGACATCTGGGTGATGGTGACGACCGCCTCGCGGTACGCCGACGCCGTGCCGTGGCACCTCCTGCGTACCGCGAAGGAGTACGACGCCACCCTCATCACCGTCCTCGATCGGGTGCCCCATCAGGTCATCGGCGAGGTGTCGCGCCAGTACGCGGCGCTCCTCACCAAGGCCGGACTGGGCGACGTGCCCCGCTTCACCATCCCCGAGCTGCCCGAATCCGCCGGCGGCGGAAGCGGATTGCTGCCCTCCACGGCCGTGGCCGCGCTCGGGCAGTGGCTCACCCACCGGGCGCAGGACCCGGCGGCCCGCCAGCAGGCCGTCGTCCGCACCGCCGTCGGCATGATCGACTCCCTCAACGCCCGCATGCCCGAGCTCGCCTCCGCCGTCGCCGCCCAGTACGCCGCCGCCGTACGGATGACAGGGGCCGTCGAAGACGCGTACGAGCGGGAAGGCGCACGCGTACGGCGCAGGCTCCAGGCAGGGGGCGTACTCGCCGGGGACGCGCTCACCCGCTGGCGCGCCTACCCCCGCGACGCCACCTCCGGCGAACTCCTGGACGCCCTCGTGGAGAGCCTCGCCGAACTCCTCGGGTGCGCCGCCGACGCCGCCGACGAACGCGTCCGCGAGGCATGGCGCCGCGAACCGGCGGCGGCGGAGCTCGCCGACGGCGTACGGGACCGGGAGACCGGCGGACGCATCGCCGTGGAGGTACGGCGCTGGCGGCGGATCCTGGAGGAGCTCGCCGAAGAGGAAGTGCGCGAGATGGAACGGGCCGCCGCACCCGCCCCCGAGGCCGTCGCGGCCCTGCTCGCCGCCTCCCTCCTGGGCGGACGCCGGGCCCGCCGCGCCGGGGAACGGCTGGCCGAACGCGTCGGCGCCCAGCGCGCGCTGCGCCTGCGCGACCAGGGCGGCGAGCTGGTCACCACGTACATCGACCGCGTCCTGAACGCCGAACGCGACCGCCGCCTCGCCCCCCTGGACGCGCTCCGGGTGACCCCCGAGCCCCAGGCCGGGCTGATCGCCGCGCTGTCCCTACTGCAGAAGGAGAGGTGA
- a CDS encoding GTPase, protein MNERAQEEVPVVEAEPVEAYVPIGGPYGNELRGRLDALRELVGLSRTRLDGRTLAEAGRVLDEAAARQRLSARHTVVAVAGATGSGKSTLFNALAGTHISETGLRRPTTAAPIACSWTDGAAGLLDRLGIPGRLRRRPLPSDPNAEALQGLVLVDLPDLDSAVVEHRRQADRVLALVDAVIWVVDPEKYADAVVHERYLRPLAGHAEVTFVVLNQVDRLPGDAADQVLDDLRRLLDDDGMALGEHGEPGATVVSLSALTGQGVAELRELLSRFVRERGAPERRVAADLDAAAAGLRPVYVADGRPGLDERAREEFTDRLAAAVGAAAAGEAAEREWRRNAGRACGTPWLRLWRWYERLRVPGRESPLPGAPPEEEVTARQRVEQAVRLVADEAATGLPAPWAQAVREAAVRGAEGLPQALDELAVRAERERGTSPRPAWWPAAVLVQAAMTLVQIVGGLWLVGQIVGVLRPGLLVPALVMLAGIVGGPLVEWACGVAARGPGRRYGQEAERRLREAAAGCGRAKVLDPVAAELLRYREVREQYVAVRGGTGVRAGVS, encoded by the coding sequence GTGAACGAGCGGGCGCAGGAGGAGGTTCCCGTGGTGGAGGCCGAGCCGGTGGAGGCGTACGTACCCATCGGCGGGCCGTACGGGAACGAGCTGCGCGGGCGGCTGGACGCGCTGCGCGAGCTGGTGGGGCTGTCGCGGACCCGGCTCGACGGCCGGACGCTGGCCGAGGCCGGGCGGGTGCTGGACGAGGCGGCGGCGCGCCAGCGGCTGTCCGCGCGGCACACGGTCGTGGCGGTCGCGGGGGCCACCGGGAGCGGGAAGTCCACCCTGTTCAACGCCCTCGCGGGGACGCACATTTCGGAGACGGGCCTGCGCCGCCCCACCACCGCCGCGCCCATCGCGTGCAGCTGGACGGACGGCGCCGCCGGGCTGCTCGACCGGCTGGGCATCCCCGGGCGGCTGCGCCGCCGCCCGCTGCCGAGCGATCCGAACGCCGAGGCGCTGCAGGGGCTCGTCCTGGTGGACCTGCCGGACCTGGACTCCGCGGTCGTCGAACACCGCCGCCAGGCCGACCGGGTGCTCGCCCTGGTCGACGCCGTGATCTGGGTCGTCGACCCGGAGAAGTACGCCGACGCGGTGGTGCACGAGCGGTATCTGCGGCCACTGGCCGGACACGCCGAGGTCACCTTCGTCGTGCTGAACCAGGTGGACCGGCTGCCGGGCGATGCCGCCGACCAGGTCCTCGACGACCTGCGCCGCCTGCTGGACGACGACGGCATGGCGCTCGGCGAGCACGGCGAGCCGGGCGCCACCGTGGTCTCGCTCTCCGCCCTGACCGGCCAGGGGGTCGCCGAGCTGCGCGAACTCCTCAGCCGTTTCGTGCGGGAGCGCGGCGCGCCCGAGCGCAGGGTGGCGGCCGACCTGGACGCCGCCGCCGCGGGGCTGCGTCCGGTGTACGTGGCGGACGGGCGTCCGGGGCTGGACGAGCGGGCCCGGGAGGAGTTCACGGACCGGCTGGCGGCGGCGGTCGGCGCGGCGGCGGCGGGCGAGGCGGCCGAGCGGGAGTGGCGGCGCAACGCGGGCCGTGCGTGCGGCACGCCGTGGCTGCGGCTGTGGCGCTGGTACGAGCGGCTGCGCGTCCCGGGCCGTGAGTCGCCGCTGCCCGGCGCGCCGCCGGAGGAGGAGGTGACGGCCCGCCAGCGCGTGGAGCAGGCCGTGCGGCTGGTGGCCGACGAGGCCGCCACCGGGCTGCCCGCGCCCTGGGCGCAGGCGGTGCGGGAGGCGGCGGTGCGCGGCGCCGAGGGGCTGCCGCAGGCCCTGGACGAGCTGGCGGTGCGGGCCGAGCGCGAGCGCGGCACTTCGCCGAGGCCCGCGTGGTGGCCGGCGGCGGTGCTGGTGCAGGCGGCGATGACGCTGGTTCAGATCGTGGGCGGGCTCTGGCTGGTCGGCCAGATCGTCGGGGTGCTCCGGCCGGGGCTGCTGGTGCCCGCGCTGGTGATGCTGGCCGGGATCGTCGGGGGGCCGCTGGTCGAGTGGGCCTGCGGGGTCGCGGCGCGCGGTCCCGGGCGGCGGTACGGGCAGGAGGCCGAGCGGCGGCTGCGGGAGGCGGCGGCCGGGTGCGGCCGGGCGAAGGTCCTGGATCCGGTCGCGGCGGAGCTTCTGCGGTACCGGGAGGTGCGCGAGCAGTATGTGGCGGTGCGCGGGGGGACGGGGGTGCGGGCCGGGGTGTCGTGA
- a CDS encoding single-stranded DNA-binding protein, which produces MNDTLVTLVGNAATRVEYRETATGGVARFRLAVTPRKFDRRKDAWVDGHSSFYTVWAWRSLGLNLASSVAVGEPLVVHGRLRVRDEDLDGRRRFSADVEAITVGHDLTRGTSAFRRVVKSDSAFAHSSKDALEEVGPGVGGADSETRSAGSVAAGDQPPPTGPEEGAGAPGERGAQELAALPVAACAVP; this is translated from the coding sequence ATGAACGACACACTGGTGACGCTGGTGGGGAACGCGGCGACGCGGGTGGAGTACCGCGAGACGGCGACGGGGGGAGTGGCGCGCTTCCGGCTGGCGGTGACGCCGCGCAAGTTCGACCGGCGCAAGGACGCCTGGGTCGACGGGCATTCGAGTTTCTACACGGTGTGGGCCTGGCGTTCGCTCGGCCTGAATCTGGCGAGTTCGGTGGCGGTCGGGGAACCGCTGGTGGTGCACGGCAGGTTGCGGGTGCGCGACGAAGATCTGGACGGCCGCCGTCGATTTTCGGCCGATGTGGAGGCGATCACCGTGGGGCACGACCTGACGCGCGGGACTTCCGCGTTCCGGCGCGTGGTGAAGAGCGATTCCGCGTTCGCGCATTCATCGAAGGACGCCTTGGAAGAAGTCGGTCCGGGGGTGGGCGGGGCGGATTCGGAGACCCGTAGTGCGGGGTCGGTCGCGGCCGGTGACCAGCCGCCCCCGACGGGACCGGAAGAGGGCGCGGGGGCCCCTGGTGAACGGGGTGCGCAGGAGCTCGCCGCCCTGCCCGTCGCCGCCTGCGCGGTGCCCTGA